A section of the Humulus lupulus chromosome 2, drHumLupu1.1, whole genome shotgun sequence genome encodes:
- the LOC133817400 gene encoding E3 ubiquitin-protein ligase ATL41-like, translating to MSSSGRAIPRVLNDDDDQRPWYRHPHKSGYDFSSKIMLTAIISLSIVVIFVLFLHLYARYVLRRRARRRRQALHQLGLTVAEARSATEPPPPKTGLEPSVIASLPVFTFNCTGSIDLDQDRSNECAVCLSNLEEGERARLLPNCNHTFHAECIDKWLSSQSTCPICRTEAEPKPRPEPEPREGVVLSSIASPPTAPPLERLGSMSSCMEGTSTTSMSSDSAKINNGSSSRFSFRRMLSRERSSRRIQPNCVQEDVTLHDIERQ from the coding sequence AGAGACCATGGTATAGGCATCCCCACAAGAGCGGCTACGACTTTAGCAGCAAGATCATGCTCACCGCCATCATCTCTCTCTCTATCGTAGTCATCTTCGTTCTCTTCCTTCACCTCTACGCTCGCTACGTCCTCCGCCGCCGAGCCCGCCGCCGTCGCCAAGCGTTGCACCAACTAGGGTTGACCGTGGCTGAAGCCCGTTCCGCCACCGAGCCTCCGCCGCCGAAAACTGGGCTCGAACCCTCCGTCATAGCCTCTTTGCCCGTATTCACTTTCAACTGTACTGGCAGTATTGATCTTGACCAAGACAGAAGTAATGAGTGCGCGGTTTGTCTGAGCAACTTGGAGGAAGGAGAAAGGGCGAGGCTACTTCCCAACTGTAACCATACTTTTCACGCCGAGTGTATAGACAAGTGGTTGAGTTCGCAGTCGACCTGTCCCATTTGCCGAACCGAAGCAGAGCCGAAGCCGCGGCCGGAGCCGGAGCCGAGGGAGGGTGTTGTTTTGAGTTCTATTGCTTCTCCGCCGACGGCTCCGCCTCTGGAGCGGTTGGGTTCTATGTCGTCGTGCATGGAGGGTACGAGTACGACGTCTATGTCATCGGACTCCGCCAAGATCAATAATGGAAGTTCAAGCAGGTTTTCTTTCCGAAGAATGCTTAGTAGGGAAAGATCATCGCGAAGAATCCAGCCCAATTGTGTCCAAGAAGATGTTACACTACACGACATAGAACGACAGTGA
- the LOC133817401 gene encoding PLASMODESMATA CALLOSE-BINDING PROTEIN 5-like, producing MAEGFDHRLLIIVPLLLATHWLPLSAASIKAQNGVVSMELWCVAKNNAEDSALQSALDWACGPGGADCSPIQQGGPCYDVSDVQTMASFAFNNYYLKNGMTDDACNFDSTAALTSLNPSHDKCKFPSSLAVSNGSRASPSTAVGLGPSEDMSGCDPVALHWFWPLLVGSLLFFCTTYYS from the exons ATGGCGGAAGGCTTCGATCATCGTCTGCTGATTATAGTCCCTCTCCTACTCGCCACCCACTGGCTCCCACTCTCCGCCGCCTCGATCAAGGCTCAGAACGGCGTCGTTTCCATGGAGCTCTGGTGCGTGGCCAAGAATAACGCCGAGGACTCGGCCCTGCAATCGGCTCTGGACTGGGCCTGTGGGCCTGGAGGCGCCGACTGTAGCCCAATCCAGCAAGGCGGTCCCTGCTATGACGTCTCTGATGTACAGACCATGGCCTCCTTCGCTTTCAACAATTATTATCTCAAAAACGGCATGACCGACGATGCTTGCAACTTTGACAGCACCGCCGCCCTCACTTCCTTAAACCCCA GTCATGATAAATGCAAATTCCCATCCAG CTTGGCGGTGAGCAATGGAAGCCGAGCTAGTCCATCAACAGCGGTGGGGTTGGGGCCTAGTGAAGACATGAGTGGCTGCGACCCCGTGGCTCTGCATTGGTTTTGGCCTCTTTTGGTAGGCAGTCTTTTGTTTTTTTGCACCACTTACTACTCATAG